The following are encoded in a window of Pseudomonas multiresinivorans genomic DNA:
- a CDS encoding TonB-dependent receptor family protein, producing the protein MVVTGAYAPVSSFDLPFSIDTVQQPQLSDGQLGVNASEVLQRVPGLVVQNRQNYAQDLQISSRGYGARSAFGIRGLKLLSDGIPASTPDGQGQAATLNLDVADRIEVLRGPASTLYGSNSGGVIQMFSRDGYGPPKVGAETTFGSDGFNKNHLYAEGGTEQAGFLLDASRMDTDGYRDHSAARRDQTFAKLNFKPDEDSRLALIYSSLEQNGTQDPLGQTWDAYQHDPRSVAAAAETYNTRKSIDHQQLGMNYERYFGDATLQFNLYAGQRSVVQYLSIPRGVASNAQRGGGVVDFDREFHGGTLRWIQPVQGVPGELTVTTGVDYDRSEDDRKGFQNFSGDQLGVKGEMRRNENDIATSLDPYVQARWELGNWTFDAGLRHSSMKMEVDDHYLSNGDSSGSKKYQQNNPSLSVMYAFTPNLHGYASAGKGFETPTQAEMAYAPGLAESFNFGLDPATSTQYEVGLKAKVAGNTRVNAAIFEIRTDDEIVVASSTDGRTSYQNAGKTLRRGFELGVQSDLSEHWQANLAYTRLDATYDEDFVESGSVIEKGNHLPGVPGSSLFGELVWKPRDGVSMGFEGQYRSKVYVEDSNEDKPAPSYAVFNWRTRFEQHVGPWTFHQLVRLDNLLDRQYVGSVIVGDSNGRYYEAAPGRSWYAGAGLEYRFD; encoded by the coding sequence ATGGTGGTCACCGGCGCCTATGCCCCGGTGTCGAGCTTCGACCTGCCGTTCTCCATCGATACTGTGCAGCAACCGCAGCTCAGCGATGGCCAGCTCGGCGTCAATGCTTCCGAAGTGCTGCAGCGGGTACCCGGCCTGGTGGTGCAGAACCGCCAGAACTACGCCCAGGACCTGCAGATTTCCTCCCGCGGCTATGGCGCGCGCTCAGCCTTCGGCATTCGCGGGCTGAAGCTGCTCAGCGATGGCATACCGGCCAGCACGCCGGACGGCCAGGGCCAGGCGGCGACGCTGAATCTGGATGTCGCCGACCGCATCGAAGTACTCCGTGGCCCGGCCTCGACGCTCTATGGCAGCAACAGCGGCGGGGTGATCCAGATGTTCTCACGCGACGGCTACGGCCCGCCGAAAGTCGGTGCGGAAACCACCTTCGGCAGCGACGGCTTCAACAAGAACCACCTCTATGCCGAAGGCGGCACCGAGCAGGCCGGCTTCCTGCTCGACGCCTCGCGCATGGACACCGACGGCTACCGCGACCACAGCGCCGCGCGCCGCGACCAGACCTTCGCCAAGCTCAACTTCAAGCCCGACGAAGACAGCCGCCTGGCGCTGATCTACAGCAGCCTGGAGCAGAACGGCACGCAGGACCCGCTGGGCCAGACCTGGGACGCGTACCAGCACGACCCGCGCTCGGTGGCAGCGGCGGCCGAGACCTACAACACGCGCAAGAGCATCGACCACCAGCAACTGGGCATGAACTACGAGCGCTACTTCGGCGACGCCACCCTGCAGTTCAACCTCTACGCCGGCCAGCGCAGCGTGGTGCAGTACCTGTCGATCCCCAGGGGCGTGGCTTCCAATGCCCAACGTGGCGGCGGGGTGGTGGACTTCGACCGCGAATTCCACGGCGGCACCCTGCGCTGGATCCAGCCGGTGCAAGGCGTGCCGGGCGAGCTGACCGTCACCACTGGGGTGGACTACGACCGCAGCGAAGACGACCGCAAGGGCTTCCAGAATTTCAGCGGCGACCAGCTCGGCGTGAAGGGCGAGATGCGCCGCAACGAAAACGACATCGCCACCAGCCTCGACCCCTACGTACAGGCGCGCTGGGAACTGGGCAACTGGACTTTCGACGCCGGCCTGCGCCACAGCAGCATGAAGATGGAAGTGGACGACCATTACCTGAGCAACGGCGATTCCAGCGGCTCGAAGAAGTACCAGCAGAACAACCCGTCGCTCTCGGTGATGTACGCCTTTACCCCGAACCTGCATGGCTATGCCAGTGCTGGCAAGGGCTTCGAGACGCCGACCCAGGCGGAAATGGCCTACGCGCCAGGGCTGGCGGAAAGCTTCAACTTCGGCCTCGATCCGGCCACCAGCACCCAGTACGAAGTCGGCCTCAAGGCGAAAGTCGCCGGCAATACGCGGGTCAACGCGGCGATATTCGAAATTCGCACCGACGACGAGATCGTCGTGGCCAGCTCCACCGACGGCCGTACCAGCTACCAGAACGCCGGCAAGACCCTGCGCCGGGGCTTCGAGCTGGGCGTGCAGAGCGACCTCTCCGAACACTGGCAGGCCAATCTCGCCTACACGCGCCTGGATGCCACCTACGACGAGGACTTCGTCGAGAGCGGCAGCGTGATCGAAAAGGGCAACCACCTGCCCGGCGTGCCCGGCAGCAGCCTGTTCGGCGAGCTGGTGTGGAAACCCCGGGACGGCGTGAGCATGGGCTTCGAAGGCCAGTACCGCAGCAAGGTCTACGTCGAAGACAGCAACGAGGACAAGCCCGCGCCCAGCTACGCGGTGTTCAACTGGCGCACCCGCTTCGAGCAGCATGTCGGGCCCTGGACCTTCCACCAGTTGGTGCGGTTGGACAACCTACTGGATCGCCAGTACGTCGGTTCGGTGATCGTCGGCGATAGCAACGGCCGTTACTACGAGGCGGCGCCGGGGCGGTCGTGGTATGCGGGGGCGGGGCTGGAGTATCGCTTCGATTGA